A genomic window from Verrucomicrobiia bacterium includes:
- a CDS encoding glycosyltransferase family 4 protein yields MKILLHDYSGHAFLVQLARRLASEGHEVLHVHFPGFQTPKGVLSRRPDDPPGFETRGLALDEPFAKYSYIKRLRQEFAYGRRLAATIESWRPDVVFSANSPLDPQDLAQRAALRRGIPFVFWVQDIYSVAIANILRRRLPVVGHLVGARYVALEKRLLRRSARIIAITDDFLPVLERWGIPRERMEVVENWAAREELPPRPKDNPWSRAHSLQDRLVFLYSGSIGLKHDPDLLLAVARAFPDRPDVRVVVISEGPAMEWLATHGAGLSNLVLLPFQPFDVLPDVVGTGDVLMAVLDPEAGIYSVPSKVLTYLCAGRPLLAAMPPENLASRILSREQAGLVAPAGDREAFVAAARRLAGDPSLRASLGGRALEYAARTFDIAAVSRRIQDIAKAAMAGRSAS; encoded by the coding sequence ATGAAGATCCTGCTGCACGATTACTCCGGTCACGCCTTTCTGGTGCAACTGGCGCGCCGCCTTGCCTCCGAGGGCCATGAGGTCCTGCACGTCCACTTTCCCGGATTCCAGACGCCCAAGGGGGTGCTGAGCCGTCGTCCAGACGATCCACCGGGTTTCGAGACCCGGGGTCTGGCACTGGATGAACCGTTTGCGAAGTACAGCTACATCAAGCGCCTTCGTCAGGAGTTTGCCTACGGCCGGCGTCTGGCAGCGACCATTGAGTCCTGGCGGCCGGACGTGGTCTTTTCGGCCAACTCGCCACTGGATCCGCAGGACCTGGCCCAGCGGGCGGCCCTTCGGCGGGGCATCCCCTTCGTTTTCTGGGTCCAGGACATCTACTCCGTGGCGATTGCCAACATCCTGCGCCGCCGGCTTCCCGTGGTGGGACATCTGGTCGGGGCCCGGTATGTGGCGCTGGAAAAGCGGCTGCTCCGGCGGTCGGCCCGGATCATTGCCATCACGGATGATTTTCTCCCGGTTCTGGAACGTTGGGGGATCCCCAGGGAACGGATGGAGGTTGTGGAAAACTGGGCCGCCCGGGAGGAATTACCCCCCCGGCCCAAGGACAACCCTTGGTCCCGCGCTCACAGTCTTCAGGACCGGCTGGTGTTTCTCTACTCAGGCAGCATTGGTTTGAAGCACGACCCGGACCTGCTGCTGGCGGTGGCCAGGGCGTTTCCCGACCGGCCGGATGTCCGCGTCGTCGTGATCTCCGAAGGTCCCGCCATGGAATGGCTGGCGACCCACGGGGCCGGCCTGTCCAATCTGGTGCTGCTGCCGTTCCAGCCGTTCGATGTGCTGCCGGACGTCGTCGGGACCGGCGATGTGTTGATGGCCGTGCTGGATCCTGAAGCGGGGATCTACTCGGTGCCTTCCAAGGTGTTGACCTACCTGTGCGCCGGCCGCCCCCTCCTTGCCGCCATGCCGCCTGAAAACCTGGCGTCACGGATCCTATCCCGGGAACAGGCGGGCCTGGTGGCACCGGCAGGGGACCGTGAGGCCTTTGTTGCCGCGGCGCGACGACTGGCGGGCGACCCGTCCCTCCGCGCCTCCCTGGGCGGGCGGGCTCTTGAGTATGCCGCACGCACCTTCGACATCGCCGCCGTTTCGCGGCGTATTCAGGACATTGCAAAGGCCGCCATGGCCGGCCGGTCCGCATCCTGA
- a CDS encoding SDR family oxidoreductase, whose protein sequence is MNVLVTGGAGYLGSVLIPKLLIRGHRVRALDIGYFGLEHLRAMRPAVEILRQDLRSVLADPAALDQLLAGMDVVIHLAAISNDPSAELNPRLTEEVNFEATRDLALACKQRGIRAVFSSSCSVYGELEEEVDEDGQTKPLTTYAKSKVDSDNFIVGIANKSWRPAILRNGTLFGFSPRMRFDLVINIFSYCSTLYNEVRVFGDGLQWRPMLHVADCARALIHFAEHPDHKHLVYNIASENLRVVDLIPIFKAINPSCREVYVKLDNPDTRNYHVSTARMKAEGIVPRVDIRTGAEEIIEAIVTGRIADPEAVYYRNAKWLKELTELGGRNHDAMVGMLDIMVSPAGSPSVGPPKP, encoded by the coding sequence ATGAACGTACTTGTCACCGGCGGCGCCGGCTATCTGGGCTCCGTACTCATTCCCAAGCTGCTCATTCGCGGACACCGGGTGCGGGCCCTCGACATCGGCTACTTTGGACTCGAACACCTGCGCGCCATGCGTCCGGCAGTCGAGATTCTGCGTCAGGACCTGCGCTCGGTGCTGGCGGATCCCGCCGCGCTCGACCAGTTGCTCGCAGGCATGGACGTCGTGATCCACCTGGCGGCGATTTCCAATGACCCCAGTGCGGAGCTGAACCCGCGGTTGACCGAGGAGGTCAATTTCGAGGCCACGCGGGACCTCGCGCTGGCCTGCAAACAGCGGGGCATCCGGGCGGTCTTCTCATCGTCCTGCTCCGTTTACGGCGAACTGGAGGAGGAGGTGGACGAAGACGGGCAGACGAAGCCGCTGACCACCTATGCCAAGTCCAAGGTGGACTCCGACAACTTCATCGTCGGCATCGCGAACAAGTCGTGGCGCCCCGCCATCCTCCGGAACGGGACGCTGTTCGGGTTCAGTCCGCGGATGCGCTTCGACCTGGTGATCAACATCTTCAGCTATTGCTCGACGTTGTACAATGAAGTGCGGGTTTTCGGGGACGGTCTCCAGTGGCGCCCGATGCTGCACGTCGCGGATTGCGCCCGGGCACTGATCCACTTCGCCGAGCACCCGGACCACAAGCATCTCGTCTACAACATCGCCTCTGAAAACCTGCGGGTCGTGGACCTCATTCCCATTTTCAAGGCGATCAATCCCTCCTGCCGGGAGGTCTACGTGAAGCTCGATAACCCCGACACCCGGAACTACCACGTCAGCACTGCGCGGATGAAGGCCGAGGGGATTGTGCCGCGCGTGGACATCCGCACGGGCGCCGAGGAGATCATCGAGGCCATCGTCACGGGCCGGATCGCCGACCCCGAGGCCGTCTATTACCGGAATGCGAAATGGCTCAAGGAGCTGACCGAACTGGGCGGCCGCAACCATGACGCCATGGTCGGCATGCTGGACATCATGGTGTCACCGGCGGGCAGCCCCAGCGTGGGGCCGCCGAAGCCCTGA
- a CDS encoding DegT/DnrJ/EryC1/StrS family aminotransferase yields MNAASGATQMKLNIVRPFLPELSEIQSEFAECLQTGLVTNNSQYARRFEERLQAYFGCPITPSVNCNGELSLYHLIQAWKERMGFGPHDSFEVLVPSFTFSGTIHALVTNNLRPVFCDVDEGLMLDLKKVAVDSPDVRMIVPVGAYGNLVNLEHLRDLAATGPLAVILDNAPAFGSRFRGRFAWEYGFSEMISFHATKIFTTMEGGANIVNDHEIAAALIRLRDFGQYEKVRGDVDLPGLNSKMTEICALVGLRNLEKVDVILGGRARNAVRYREFFGGLESKGWLRTMRVLPEVECPYLYFPILLGEDATAFVQHMQARNIAVRRYYTATHDLKYYRDRYRRQDLSFTNAIKDNIVSLPLHTVMSDSEMEYLFDSVNAYFVK; encoded by the coding sequence GTGAACGCTGCGAGTGGTGCAACCCAGATGAAGCTCAACATCGTTCGCCCGTTCCTCCCGGAACTTTCCGAGATCCAGTCCGAATTTGCCGAGTGCCTCCAGACCGGGTTGGTCACCAACAACTCCCAATACGCCCGGCGTTTCGAGGAGCGCCTCCAGGCGTATTTCGGGTGTCCCATCACCCCGTCGGTCAACTGCAACGGCGAGTTGTCGCTGTACCATCTGATCCAGGCGTGGAAGGAGCGGATGGGTTTTGGTCCGCACGACTCGTTCGAGGTGCTCGTCCCGTCCTTCACCTTCTCCGGAACCATCCACGCGCTCGTGACGAACAACCTGCGTCCGGTGTTCTGCGATGTGGATGAGGGGCTGATGCTGGACCTCAAGAAGGTGGCGGTGGACTCGCCGGACGTCCGCATGATCGTCCCCGTGGGGGCCTACGGGAACCTGGTCAACCTGGAGCACCTCCGGGATCTGGCGGCCACCGGACCGCTGGCGGTGATCCTCGACAACGCGCCGGCATTCGGCTCGCGGTTCCGGGGCCGTTTTGCATGGGAGTACGGCTTCAGCGAGATGATCAGCTTCCACGCCACGAAGATCTTCACGACCATGGAGGGCGGCGCCAACATTGTGAACGACCACGAAATCGCCGCCGCACTCATCCGCCTGCGCGACTTCGGCCAGTACGAAAAGGTCCGCGGTGACGTGGACCTCCCGGGACTCAACTCCAAGATGACCGAAATCTGCGCCCTCGTGGGTCTCCGCAATCTGGAGAAGGTGGACGTCATTCTGGGCGGACGCGCCCGCAACGCGGTCCGCTACCGGGAATTCTTCGGCGGCCTGGAGTCCAAGGGGTGGCTGCGGACCATGCGGGTGCTCCCGGAGGTGGAGTGCCCCTACCTGTACTTCCCGATCCTCCTTGGGGAGGACGCCACGGCATTCGTCCAGCACATGCAGGCCCGCAACATCGCGGTGCGCCGGTACTACACCGCGACGCATGACCTGAAGTACTACCGGGACCGGTACCGGCGCCAGGATCTTTCCTTTACGAATGCGATCAAGGACAACATCGTCTCGCTCCCGTTGCACACCGTGATGAGCGATTCCGAAATGGAGTACCTCTTCGACTCCGTAAACGCGTACTTCGTTAAGTGA
- a CDS encoding UvrD-helicase domain-containing protein, with the protein MLRAPVTLDSLNPQQREAVVTHRGPLLILAGAGTGKTRVITSRIAHMVARGIPADQILAVTFTNKAAREMLQRVVSLLPRVRGAGEARPTVCTFHSLCVRILRQHIERLGYRRNFVIYDHGDQIAAIKKILAGVSDGGRKTDPGAVLSLISRFRNGGRRAEAFADPEVRALAAHVTGRYESALRAGNAVDFDDLILLVLRLFREHPDALESCRTRFQYVMVDEYQDTNATQFEVVHALTQTSRNLCVVGDDDQSIYGWRGAETANLLELERHFPEVRVITLEQNYRSTNMILRAANAVIRHNPRRRGKQLWSALGEGGRIVLQCHPHDEAEAAAVVEDIEYDRLGRGVGWGHHAVLFRTNQQARPLETALRRARVRYRLIGGQSFFDRREIRDFLAYLRTFLNPHDDVALLRIANTPARGLSDVTMERLLAASQERQCSVYAVMQHTDVQAGFAPRTADAIREFQALVAATRAPLESTGGLSLESWAAEWLETIRYEADLRRIEKSAEAADGRWRTLCELLADLDDPDGVRVNPLGDGTQAPDAVALRPHRLTRHPRERLGGFLEELALDQDREGDDPAGDSVTLITMHAAKGLEFPHVHIVGVEDGLLPHSRSKAEGTLDEERRLFYVAITRAQSTLKVSHCSGRRRHGQLLPCHPSPFLRELPPECVEDGETAGTAPVARGTGADLFAAMRAAIE; encoded by the coding sequence ATGCTCCGCGCGCCGGTGACTCTGGATTCGCTCAACCCGCAGCAGCGCGAGGCGGTGGTCACGCATCGCGGACCGCTGCTGATCCTCGCGGGTGCGGGCACGGGAAAAACCCGGGTGATCACCTCCCGCATCGCCCACATGGTGGCCCGCGGCATCCCCGCGGACCAGATCCTGGCTGTGACCTTCACCAACAAGGCCGCGCGGGAAATGCTCCAGCGTGTCGTCAGCCTGCTGCCACGGGTGCGGGGCGCCGGGGAGGCCAGGCCGACCGTCTGCACCTTCCATTCCCTGTGCGTCCGCATCCTGCGCCAGCACATCGAGCGTCTGGGGTATCGTCGGAACTTTGTCATCTACGACCACGGCGACCAGATCGCCGCCATCAAGAAGATCTTGGCCGGGGTTTCCGACGGCGGACGGAAGACGGACCCCGGCGCGGTCCTTTCCCTGATCAGCCGTTTCCGCAACGGCGGCCGTCGGGCGGAGGCGTTTGCCGACCCCGAGGTGCGTGCCCTTGCGGCGCACGTCACGGGCCGGTACGAGTCCGCCCTGCGCGCCGGCAATGCGGTGGATTTCGACGATCTCATCCTGTTGGTGCTCCGGTTGTTCCGGGAGCACCCGGACGCCCTCGAGTCGTGTCGCACCCGGTTCCAGTACGTGATGGTGGACGAGTACCAGGACACCAATGCGACGCAGTTTGAGGTCGTCCATGCCCTCACGCAGACCTCGCGCAACCTGTGTGTCGTCGGTGACGATGACCAGTCCATCTACGGTTGGCGGGGTGCGGAGACCGCGAATCTTCTGGAGTTGGAGCGGCATTTCCCCGAAGTGCGGGTGATCACCCTCGAACAGAACTACCGGTCCACCAACATGATCCTGCGTGCGGCCAACGCGGTGATCCGCCACAATCCCCGGCGCCGGGGCAAACAACTCTGGTCGGCCCTCGGCGAGGGCGGGCGCATCGTGCTCCAGTGCCATCCCCACGATGAGGCGGAGGCCGCCGCGGTGGTGGAGGACATCGAATATGACCGCCTCGGCCGGGGCGTTGGCTGGGGGCACCATGCGGTGCTTTTCCGCACCAACCAGCAGGCGCGTCCGCTGGAGACCGCCCTGCGACGGGCCCGGGTCCGTTACCGCCTGATCGGGGGCCAGAGCTTCTTCGACCGTCGGGAAATCCGCGATTTTCTGGCCTACCTGCGCACGTTCCTGAACCCCCACGACGACGTGGCCCTGCTGCGCATCGCCAACACGCCTGCACGGGGCCTGAGCGATGTGACCATGGAGCGTCTACTGGCTGCCAGCCAGGAGCGGCAGTGCAGCGTGTATGCGGTGATGCAGCACACGGATGTCCAGGCGGGGTTCGCGCCGCGCACCGCGGACGCGATCCGCGAGTTCCAAGCCCTCGTCGCGGCCACCCGGGCGCCCCTCGAATCCACCGGGGGGCTCTCGCTGGAATCCTGGGCTGCGGAATGGCTTGAAACCATCCGGTACGAAGCGGACCTGCGACGGATCGAGAAGTCCGCCGAGGCAGCCGACGGCCGCTGGCGGACCCTATGCGAGTTGCTCGCGGATTTGGACGACCCGGATGGCGTCCGGGTGAATCCCCTGGGCGACGGGACCCAGGCGCCGGACGCCGTGGCGCTGCGTCCGCACCGCCTCACGCGGCATCCCCGGGAACGCCTGGGGGGCTTTCTCGAGGAGCTGGCGCTGGACCAGGATCGGGAGGGTGACGATCCGGCGGGCGACTCGGTGACCCTGATCACCATGCATGCGGCAAAGGGGTTGGAATTTCCGCACGTTCACATCGTGGGGGTCGAGGATGGCCTGCTGCCCCATTCACGTTCCAAGGCCGAGGGAACGCTCGACGAGGAGCGGCGCCTGTTTTACGTCGCCATCACCCGGGCCCAGTCCACGTTGAAGGTGTCCCATTGCTCCGGCCGGCGACGTCATGGGCAATTGCTCCCCTGCCACCCTTCGCCGTTTCTGAGGGAACTGCCTCCCGAGTGCGTCGAGGACGGCGAGACCGCAGGCACGGCGCCGGTCGCCCGCGGCACCGGTGCGGACCTGTTCGCCGCCATGCGGGCGGCGATCGAGTAG
- a CDS encoding sulfate adenylyltransferase, whose product MTTAVHTIELLRFNTCGSVDDGKSTLIGRLLYDSKSLMEDQIEALERSADLTGGGQINLANLTDGLRAEREQGITIDVAYRYFATPRRKFIVADTPGHVQYTRNMVTGASTANLSVVLVDARQGVIEQSRRHTCIASLLRIPHLVIAVNKMDLADWSEARFLEIRAEFETFLPRLDIKDVKFIPMSALNGDNVVEPSRHTPWFPGPTLLGHLESVHIGSDWNLAAFRLPVQWVNRPHQPRDPRLHDFRGFSGQIAGGIVRVGQRVMVLPGGWKSTVRQIWTLDGPLDEAFCPQSVTLVLDDDLDVSRGDTIVGMESLPGLNSELQARICWMHPRPLVRGRKFLLKHGTQTVPAVVSSIENRIHVATYEPEPEPADLVMNDIGEIRLKTGRPLVFDGYATNRMTGAFILVEPGINATVAAGMLHPPLEPVRPEYNDFAI is encoded by the coding sequence ATGACGACTGCCGTCCACACCATCGAGCTCCTTCGTTTCAACACCTGCGGTTCCGTGGACGACGGCAAGTCCACGCTCATCGGGCGGCTGCTCTACGATTCCAAGTCCCTGATGGAGGATCAGATCGAGGCCTTGGAGCGGTCGGCGGATCTGACCGGTGGGGGCCAGATCAATCTGGCAAACCTGACCGACGGGCTGCGCGCCGAACGTGAGCAGGGGATCACCATTGACGTCGCCTACCGCTACTTTGCGACCCCGCGGCGGAAGTTCATCGTGGCGGACACTCCGGGACACGTGCAGTACACGCGCAACATGGTCACCGGAGCCTCCACCGCGAACCTTTCGGTGGTTCTCGTGGATGCGCGCCAGGGTGTCATCGAGCAGAGCCGCCGCCACACGTGCATCGCATCGCTCCTGCGCATCCCGCACCTCGTGATTGCGGTCAACAAGATGGATCTCGCGGACTGGTCGGAGGCGCGTTTCCTGGAGATCCGGGCCGAGTTTGAAACCTTCCTGCCCCGGTTGGACATCAAGGACGTGAAGTTCATCCCCATGAGCGCGCTGAACGGGGACAATGTCGTTGAGCCGTCCCGACACACCCCATGGTTCCCCGGACCGACGCTGCTCGGCCATCTGGAGTCCGTGCACATCGGCAGTGACTGGAATCTGGCCGCGTTCCGCCTGCCCGTGCAGTGGGTGAACCGGCCGCATCAACCCCGGGACCCGCGGCTCCACGATTTTCGGGGATTCAGCGGCCAGATCGCCGGCGGCATCGTCCGGGTGGGTCAGCGGGTGATGGTGCTGCCGGGCGGATGGAAGAGCACGGTCCGGCAGATCTGGACCCTCGACGGGCCGCTCGACGAGGCCTTCTGTCCGCAGTCGGTGACCCTGGTGCTTGATGATGACCTCGATGTCAGCCGTGGGGACACGATCGTGGGCATGGAGTCGCTGCCTGGATTGAATTCGGAGCTGCAGGCCCGGATTTGCTGGATGCATCCGCGGCCACTGGTGCGTGGGCGCAAATTCCTGCTGAAGCACGGCACACAGACCGTGCCGGCGGTGGTCTCCTCGATTGAGAACCGCATCCACGTGGCCACCTACGAACCGGAGCCGGAGCCGGCGGATCTGGTGATGAACGACATCGGGGAGATCCGGTTGAAAACGGGAAGACCGTTGGTGTTCGACGGGTATGCGACCAACCGCATGACCGGGGCGTTCATCCTCGTCGAACCCGGGATCAATGCCACGGTCGCCGCCGGCATGTTGCACCCGCCCCTGGAGCCCGTCCGCCCCGAGTACAACGATTTTGCCATCTGA
- a CDS encoding sulfate adenylyltransferase subunit 2, translating into MSSYHLDHLQYLETEAIHVLREVAAEFERPVLLFSGGKDSICLLRLAEKAFRPSELPMPFLNVETGHEFPELIEFRDRRARELGARLLVRSVEDAFASGIATPTPGQVSRNQLQIPVLLAAIEEFHFDCCIGGARRDEEKARAKERFFSFRDAFGQWDPKNQRPEIWNLYNARLNPGENMRVFPLSNWTEMDVWEYIRRERLEVPSIYFSHTRECFRRGGQWLPLPPPHTDANRPDPYAGARPRPNETVKTLVVRVRTIADMVSTGMMESPASSVEDIIAEVAAARVTERGSRADDRASEAAMEDRKKAGYF; encoded by the coding sequence ATGAGCAGCTACCATCTCGACCATCTCCAGTACCTGGAGACCGAGGCGATCCATGTGCTCCGCGAAGTGGCTGCGGAATTCGAGCGTCCGGTGCTGCTCTTTTCCGGTGGCAAGGATTCCATCTGCCTGCTGCGGCTCGCCGAGAAGGCCTTCCGCCCCTCGGAGCTTCCGATGCCATTTCTCAACGTGGAGACCGGACACGAGTTTCCCGAGTTGATCGAATTTCGGGACCGGAGGGCACGGGAACTGGGGGCGCGGCTGCTTGTCCGGTCGGTCGAGGACGCCTTCGCGAGCGGCATCGCAACACCGACTCCGGGCCAGGTGAGCCGCAATCAGCTGCAGATTCCAGTGCTTCTGGCGGCCATTGAGGAGTTCCATTTCGACTGCTGCATCGGCGGTGCGCGACGGGACGAGGAGAAGGCGCGTGCCAAGGAGCGGTTTTTCAGTTTCCGGGACGCCTTCGGGCAGTGGGATCCGAAGAACCAGCGGCCAGAGATATGGAACCTGTACAATGCCCGGCTGAACCCGGGTGAAAACATGCGGGTTTTCCCCCTCTCCAACTGGACCGAGATGGACGTCTGGGAATACATCCGCAGGGAGCGGCTCGAGGTTCCCTCGATTTACTTCAGCCACACGAGGGAATGCTTCCGCCGCGGCGGGCAATGGTTGCCCCTGCCGCCACCACACACCGACGCGAACCGTCCCGATCCCTACGCGGGCGCCCGGCCGCGCCCCAATGAGACGGTCAAGACCCTCGTGGTCCGGGTCCGCACCATTGCCGACATGGTCAGCACCGGCATGATGGAGAGTCCGGCCTCGAGTGTGGAGGACATCATTGCGGAGGTGGCGGCGGCCCGGGTCACCGAGCGGGGCTCGCGGGCCGATGACCGGGCCAGCGAAGCGGCCATGGAGGATCGCAAGAAAGCCGGGTACTTTTGA
- a CDS encoding immunoglobulin domain-containing protein translates to MQRLFRPVWRLIAALLLPLPWLTPARAQDTPPVIESGPSTQTVNAGQNVTLSVGATGVPPLVYRWWFDAREIPDATTNTLTLNNVNALNAGSYVAVVANVFGATTSAPAVLTVIGPPVITAQPTNQSVYPGQSATFSVSAVSSGVPTYQWQFLGSDLPAATNQTLTVANVTTNNAGAYAVRVGNSNGSITSRSAQLTVLALPQPALRLGVLTVTNGATVPVLYTAFGTETNLSFSVDWDPLAYGFAGFTPVLDPGPGPEATGAAGPRPTGLPDATVVSLDESQLDAGRLGVSLAWAPGTSLDPGESTIAQIQFQPVVGETLYAGRLGLTGAPVPALVAPPIDGTNTVILGIINPQVILAGAPVLDRQTGFLQQEIEFANPGRSLALNVRLTVMGLGVDANTNAVSLANAQGFLLPDFVPYVDFGAIAPTEIRKGLLQYYVTDRRTVPTPSFDMTATPTVNFPVPPGTVLQAQVRRTNGLVLVEFPTAPIRRYYIQYASSLTHFLSGNVETSLPPVTGTGSNLQWVDTGPPRTQPEPADGDLRLYRVLEVQ, encoded by the coding sequence ATGCAACGCCTTTTCCGCCCCGTTTGGCGCCTGATCGCCGCCCTGCTGCTCCCACTCCCGTGGTTGACCCCCGCCCGCGCCCAGGACACCCCGCCGGTGATTGAGTCCGGCCCGTCCACACAGACGGTCAATGCCGGGCAGAATGTGACGCTGTCCGTCGGCGCCACCGGAGTTCCACCCCTGGTTTATCGCTGGTGGTTCGACGCCCGGGAGATCCCCGATGCGACGACCAACACCCTCACGCTGAACAACGTCAACGCGCTGAACGCGGGGTCCTACGTTGCGGTGGTGGCCAATGTATTCGGAGCGACAACCTCCGCCCCGGCGGTGCTGACCGTGATCGGTCCGCCCGTGATCACGGCGCAGCCGACCAACCAGTCCGTGTACCCGGGACAATCGGCAACGTTCAGCGTCAGCGCCGTCAGCAGCGGTGTGCCGACGTATCAGTGGCAGTTCCTGGGCTCGGACCTCCCCGCCGCAACCAACCAGACGCTTACGGTTGCCAACGTGACCACCAACAATGCTGGCGCGTACGCGGTCCGGGTGGGCAACAGCAACGGGAGCATCACGAGCCGCTCGGCGCAGCTGACCGTGCTTGCCCTGCCCCAGCCCGCGCTGCGGCTCGGTGTACTGACCGTCACGAACGGCGCCACCGTGCCCGTGTTGTACACGGCCTTTGGCACCGAGACGAACCTCAGTTTCTCGGTGGATTGGGATCCGCTGGCCTACGGATTTGCCGGATTCACACCGGTGCTGGATCCCGGACCCGGGCCGGAGGCCACCGGGGCGGCCGGGCCGCGTCCGACGGGGTTGCCGGACGCCACAGTGGTGTCGCTTGATGAGAGCCAGCTCGACGCGGGACGACTCGGCGTTTCACTGGCCTGGGCGCCCGGCACGTCACTGGACCCCGGGGAATCCACCATTGCGCAGATTCAATTCCAGCCGGTCGTCGGCGAAACACTGTATGCCGGCCGCCTCGGATTGACCGGGGCACCGGTGCCCGCACTCGTGGCGCCGCCCATTGATGGCACCAATACCGTCATCCTCGGGATCATCAATCCCCAGGTGATCCTCGCCGGAGCTCCGGTGCTCGACCGGCAGACCGGCTTCCTGCAGCAGGAGATCGAGTTCGCGAATCCCGGTCGCTCGCTGGCGCTCAATGTGCGGCTCACCGTCATGGGTCTGGGCGTGGACGCCAACACCAACGCCGTGTCGCTGGCGAACGCACAGGGTTTCCTGCTGCCGGATTTTGTGCCCTATGTGGATTTCGGCGCCATCGCACCCACAGAAATCCGGAAGGGCCTGCTTCAATACTACGTCACCGATCGCCGCACCGTTCCGACGCCCTCCTTCGACATGACAGCCACACCGACGGTGAATTTTCCGGTGCCGCCCGGAACGGTCCTCCAGGCGCAGGTCCGGCGCACCAACGGTCTGGTCCTCGTTGAATTCCCCACCGCACCCATCCGCCGATACTACATCCAGTACGCGTCGAGCCTGACCCATTTTCTGAGCGGGAATGTGGAGACCTCCCTGCCGCCCGTCACCGGAACCGGTTCCAATCTGCAGTGGGTGGACACCGGACCCCCCCGAACCCAGCCGGAGCCGGCCGATGGCGATCTCCGGCTCTATCGAGTCCTCGAAGTTCAATAA
- a CDS encoding outer membrane beta-barrel protein, with the protein MKFDKWTVGLAAAGVVSLGSVAIADESALMTLVSGTTLDGYVDTSAIYKPGVQSAAYRFVNTAPSTWNGFNFNVVDLTIEKPLDEAQWSAGYRTDLWFGPQAAGLPGALGGDNFGVKQAYVALRAPVGNGLDFKFGQIDTIIGYEVLDTYANPNYSRSYGFNIEPFSHTGMTVSYQLFEWLGLVGGIADSAFNGTNQKESYTGKNDGGTITSNGGSGNGTLTYMGAITLTAPDSWGALAGASLYGGLVLNGVNNYNNGVLVDGEQVRNTDNTLNYYVGVSLPTPIKELTVGGAFDYLTDGNGDGTYAFAVAGYVSWQISEKLKLNGRVEWAKSDYNAWAIGPYTGTPVLGPSYGVDGGEFLYTGATELFGTTVTLDYALWANVITRIEVIWDHDLNGSDLFSSQYTSDGESTPTIVNGRNNSVTLAANIIYRF; encoded by the coding sequence ATGAAGTTTGACAAATGGACAGTCGGGCTGGCTGCGGCAGGCGTGGTCAGTCTCGGATCGGTGGCCATTGCGGACGAAAGTGCGCTAATGACCCTCGTCAGTGGGACGACCCTCGACGGTTACGTGGACACTTCGGCGATCTACAAGCCGGGGGTGCAGTCCGCGGCCTACCGCTTCGTGAACACCGCTCCCAGCACGTGGAACGGCTTCAACTTCAACGTGGTGGACCTCACCATCGAGAAGCCGCTGGATGAGGCGCAGTGGAGCGCCGGTTACAGGACCGACCTCTGGTTCGGTCCTCAGGCCGCCGGTCTGCCTGGCGCGCTGGGTGGCGACAATTTCGGTGTGAAGCAGGCCTATGTGGCCCTGCGGGCGCCGGTGGGCAACGGGCTCGATTTCAAATTCGGCCAGATTGACACCATCATCGGCTACGAGGTGCTCGACACCTACGCGAACCCCAACTACAGCCGCTCCTACGGCTTCAACATCGAGCCGTTCTCGCACACCGGCATGACGGTGAGCTACCAGCTGTTTGAGTGGCTGGGTCTGGTGGGCGGCATCGCCGACTCCGCATTCAACGGCACCAACCAAAAGGAGTCGTACACCGGCAAGAACGACGGCGGCACCATCACGTCCAATGGCGGATCCGGCAACGGGACCCTGACCTACATGGGCGCCATCACCCTGACGGCTCCCGACAGCTGGGGCGCCCTCGCCGGGGCCTCGCTCTACGGCGGCCTCGTGCTGAACGGGGTGAACAACTACAACAACGGCGTTCTGGTGGACGGCGAACAAGTTCGGAATACCGACAACACGCTGAACTACTACGTGGGCGTCTCCCTCCCAACCCCGATCAAGGAACTGACCGTCGGGGGTGCCTTCGACTACCTGACCGATGGCAACGGCGACGGGACCTACGCATTCGCGGTCGCGGGGTATGTCTCCTGGCAGATCAGCGAAAAACTCAAGCTCAACGGGCGCGTTGAGTGGGCGAAGTCCGACTACAATGCCTGGGCGATCGGGCCGTACACCGGCACCCCGGTCCTCGGACCCTCCTACGGCGTTGATGGCGGAGAATTCCTCTACACGGGTGCCACCGAACTGTTCGGGACTACCGTCACCCTCGACTACGCCCTCTGGGCCAATGTGATCACCCGGATCGAAGTCATCTGGGATCATGACCTGAACGGCAGCGACCTCTTCTCCAGCCAGTACACGTCCGATGGCGAAAGCACGCCAACCATCGTGAACGGGCGCAACAACTCGGTGACCCTCGCCGCGAACATCATCTACCGCTTCTAA